In Bdellovibrionales bacterium, a genomic segment contains:
- a CDS encoding DUF3024 domain-containing protein, translating to MALPELTKKNVEKTLLAYCEARVPKHVRHKVWLDFSIKGNVVVMFEVRPVWNDPSRFTEGPVAQFKYVAVRKNWTLYWKDRNLKWRLYDGLSPTPAFDKLLAEVDKDPTGIFWG from the coding sequence ATGGCATTGCCAGAGCTGACCAAGAAAAATGTAGAAAAAACTCTGCTCGCATATTGCGAGGCGCGCGTGCCAAAACACGTTCGGCATAAAGTTTGGTTGGACTTCTCTATCAAAGGAAATGTCGTCGTGATGTTTGAGGTCCGTCCGGTGTGGAATGATCCGAGCCGATTTACCGAAGGACCAGTGGCGCAATTTAAGTATGTTGCGGTCCGAAAAAATTGGACCCTCTATTGGAAGGATCGAAATCTTAAATGGCGCCTTTATGATGGCTTAAGTCCTACGCCAGCGTTTGATAAGCTTTTGGCCGAAGTGGATAAAGACCCCACTGGAATTTTTTGGGGTTAG
- a CDS encoding recombinase family protein → MPHKIGAYVRVSTEEQAQVMDGSIDSQQHRLKAFIDLKTLQEGTWGKIVETYIDDGYSAKDTRRPAYQRMMKDIRAGKVNLILVTDLSRLSRNIPDFCDLLKDLDAHKAKFLSVKEQFDTSTPVGEMMIYNMINLAQFERKQTSERVSMNFHSRAMRGLKNGGNPILGYDKDPTNPGKLVVNDVESAAVRTIFEKYLELGSLQATATYLSGTTIRPKLAEGRKKCRHALDGRWTVDSVRNVLVNMAYTGLREVNKVRQDEDQDFLKPWQRYQIVKASWTALIDEQTFKTTQKLLADNKTKERDRFKKSQPHFYLLSGVLKCGDCGRALIGQASHGANAVHRYYGHKQIVGEAIPCKIKRFRADEIETAVTNHLSEILLRSGHLDGVEANLKKSIGVENQDLFTTRDQANQDLALIEKDIESAFRLNGQMESNPEVLKMIAEKLEQLSLRKKKLITQRDLIQLKIDESADVKEARQTIEENAKSLIKGWQKATPSMKKRLVRSLVDRLIYTSDGLHAYYHRTAVMQALNPLETHLKTSEKTSGVSLDYLSYLQKKKSLF, encoded by the coding sequence ATGCCGCATAAAATTGGCGCATACGTTCGAGTGTCTACGGAGGAGCAGGCCCAGGTGATGGACGGTTCCATCGACAGCCAGCAGCACCGCTTGAAAGCTTTTATAGACCTAAAAACTTTGCAAGAAGGCACATGGGGAAAAATCGTCGAAACTTACATTGATGACGGATACTCCGCAAAAGATACTCGTCGTCCTGCATACCAGCGAATGATGAAAGATATTCGAGCAGGTAAGGTGAATTTAATTTTGGTCACGGACTTGTCTCGGCTTTCGCGGAACATTCCAGATTTTTGTGATCTCCTTAAAGATCTTGATGCCCACAAAGCAAAATTTTTGTCAGTCAAAGAACAGTTTGATACGAGTACTCCAGTTGGCGAAATGATGATCTATAATATGATCAACCTTGCGCAGTTTGAGCGGAAGCAAACATCCGAGAGGGTCTCGATGAACTTCCACTCGCGCGCCATGCGCGGACTCAAAAATGGTGGTAATCCGATCCTTGGTTACGACAAAGACCCGACCAATCCCGGTAAGCTTGTTGTGAATGATGTGGAGTCCGCTGCGGTCCGAACTATTTTTGAAAAGTATCTCGAACTTGGAAGCTTGCAGGCAACTGCAACTTATTTGAGTGGCACGACGATTCGGCCAAAGCTAGCCGAAGGTAGAAAAAAATGCAGACACGCTCTTGATGGTCGCTGGACCGTAGATTCGGTAAGAAACGTGCTTGTGAACATGGCTTATACGGGTCTTCGTGAAGTGAACAAGGTCCGCCAGGATGAGGATCAGGATTTTTTAAAACCTTGGCAGCGTTATCAAATTGTAAAAGCATCTTGGACCGCCTTGATCGATGAGCAAACCTTTAAGACGACCCAAAAACTGCTTGCTGACAATAAAACCAAGGAGCGAGATCGTTTTAAGAAAAGCCAGCCGCATTTTTATTTGCTGTCAGGAGTTTTAAAATGCGGAGACTGCGGCCGAGCTTTAATTGGCCAGGCTTCCCATGGGGCAAATGCAGTTCATCGCTACTACGGTCACAAACAAATTGTTGGCGAAGCCATCCCTTGCAAGATCAAAAGATTTCGCGCCGATGAAATTGAGACTGCTGTGACAAATCATCTGTCTGAAATTTTACTACGCTCGGGGCACCTTGATGGCGTGGAAGCGAATTTAAAAAAATCAATTGGTGTTGAAAACCAGGATTTATTCACGACACGGGATCAAGCTAACCAAGACCTCGCCTTGATTGAAAAAGATATAGAATCGGCTTTTAGGCTCAACGGACAGATGGAATCAAATCCCGAAGTTTTAAAGATGATAGCTGAGAAACTTGAGCAATTAAGTCTTCGAAAGAAAAAATTGATCACTCAGCGTGATTTGATCCAGCTTAAAATTGACGAAAGCGCGGACGTGAAAGAAGCCCGGCAAACGATTGAGGAAAATGCGAAGAGCCTGATTAAGGGCTGGCAGAAAGCTACCCCTTCCATGAAAAAGAGGCTCGTTCGAAGCCTCGTGGATCGCTTGATTTACACTTCTGATGGACTTCATGCCTACTACCATCGGACTGCTGTCATGCAGGCCCTAAACCCGCTAGAAACCCACCTCAAGACCTCGGAGAAAACCTCCGGGGTCTCCCTCGATTACCTCTCCTACCTACAAAAAAAGAAAAGCCTTTTTTGA
- a CDS encoding DUF1905 domain-containing protein produces the protein MTEWLRLEIFTSSKSGGGRLKATAVIGRTKWSTAIWFDTKAASYLLPIKTSVRKVEDICSGSPVAVTLYLRVEVKI, from the coding sequence ATGACAGAGTGGCTCAGATTGGAGATCTTCACGTCGTCGAAGAGCGGTGGGGGTCGACTCAAGGCTACTGCGGTAATTGGTCGAACTAAATGGTCGACAGCAATCTGGTTTGACACGAAGGCCGCAAGCTATCTTTTGCCCATCAAAACGTCGGTCCGTAAGGTAGAAGACATTTGCAGCGGATCGCCGGTTGCAGTAACCCTGTATTTGCGGGTTGAGGTCAAGATATAG
- a CDS encoding GAF domain-containing sensor histidine kinase yields MATQFPVSNTIQRDGDIQRHSAPSLEDDRVIDVQHFLGGLFQKINRKLTSGTDYESVLDFVFDSLDVVIPYDRMGIALIGEGGNHVRLRWVRSKVPIQSLKLGYSAQLSGSSLETIIQTGQPRIINDLVLHLNEHPQSGSTKLAVQDGVRSSFTCPLRANDKPIGLVFFSSCKPDTYRDQHIQTFLDIADELSVIVEQGRLKFFFEANKSNGKNLAMVLHDLRSPLGIIQGFIEASLSEDWYNKLNGDAKEIFSILGRNAKFMFGLLDDLTEIGELHRHEAPLARQKVNLIDFFNEVTTDVQLLARKKEIQIFSDIDPSLPESAMFEPGRIRQVLENLLTNAAKYSKRGSRIILTVRGSQDRITVSVSDQGQGIPENELSKLFCDFGKTSVRPTEGEQSTGLGLAIAKRIVERHGGKISVESAVNHGSIFKFWIPTS; encoded by the coding sequence ATGGCTACGCAATTTCCCGTTAGCAATACAATCCAAAGAGATGGCGATATACAAAGGCACTCCGCTCCGAGTCTTGAAGATGACAGAGTCATAGATGTTCAACATTTCCTTGGCGGCCTTTTCCAGAAGATCAATCGAAAGCTGACTTCAGGCACCGACTATGAATCCGTGCTCGATTTCGTATTTGATTCTTTGGACGTAGTCATACCCTACGACCGGATGGGGATCGCGCTCATTGGTGAGGGCGGAAATCATGTCCGTCTCAGATGGGTGAGATCCAAGGTTCCGATTCAATCTCTAAAACTTGGATACTCGGCGCAGCTTTCCGGGAGCAGTTTGGAAACAATCATTCAGACTGGGCAGCCTCGAATTATTAACGACCTTGTTCTGCATCTGAACGAGCACCCCCAATCCGGTTCGACTAAGCTTGCAGTTCAAGACGGCGTGAGATCAAGCTTCACGTGTCCGCTTCGCGCCAATGATAAACCGATTGGCCTCGTGTTCTTTTCAAGTTGCAAGCCTGATACCTATCGAGACCAGCATATTCAAACTTTTTTGGATATTGCCGACGAGCTTTCCGTCATCGTGGAACAGGGCCGTCTCAAATTTTTCTTCGAAGCGAATAAGTCCAATGGGAAAAATCTTGCCATGGTTCTTCATGACCTAAGATCACCACTCGGTATAATCCAAGGATTTATAGAAGCGTCGCTTTCTGAGGATTGGTATAATAAATTAAACGGCGACGCCAAAGAGATTTTTTCAATTCTTGGCCGCAACGCCAAATTTATGTTCGGCCTCCTCGATGATCTTACGGAAATTGGTGAACTTCATCGGCATGAAGCGCCCCTTGCGCGACAAAAAGTGAACCTGATTGATTTCTTCAACGAGGTGACTACCGATGTCCAGTTGCTGGCCCGAAAAAAGGAAATTCAGATCTTCTCAGACATTGATCCCAGCTTGCCGGAAAGCGCAATGTTTGAGCCTGGCAGAATTCGCCAGGTCCTGGAGAATTTGCTCACCAATGCAGCTAAGTATTCCAAGCGGGGCTCACGAATTATCTTAACGGTTCGAGGCTCTCAGGATCGCATTACCGTCTCGGTCTCCGATCAAGGCCAAGGCATTCCTGAAAACGAACTATCCAAACTCTTTTGTGATTTTGGCAAGACCAGCGTGAGGCCAACCGAGGGCGAGCAAAGCACGGGGTTGGGGCTTGCAATCGCCAAGCGAATTGTCGAACGACATGGTGGAAAAATATCGGTGGAAAGCGCCGTTAATCACGGGTCAATATTTAAGTTTTGGATACCCACCAGTTGA
- a CDS encoding recombinase family protein, producing the protein MSGGLSKRLEQTSAKPTVYAAIYARYSSDNQNRESANDQINRLLYYLDRGQIPLIKFSTAKYNIVIPPHLIFKDEAKTGRTASREGYEQFWSSLRSKEAQIGLVDDLSRIIRELGEQTDKYRLLKVLGTELYSLCDNVSSEGPNSKVFFQIKGLVNELSNDIHAQRTRRGQEARVLKGYSSGDICYGYYSEATQIQKIGAQEVKSHFKIHINPDEAKIVNLIFDFKLKGLGLSAIAKELNKRQIPSTTRGQKITGREVNWSPSAIRKILTREKYIGIWAWGKSTRLLHPETKKFIKQDQPKDRWLAHLEGEEIREDLAIVPIEKWKNVQHLFAETTAKFKDSREKMEVVRDSKQVGSKSGTLLAGVLMCGECGSQMLQVTGQKGGFYGCYMNHRKDKSRCNNNRLLSRKKAEAKIAELLKDVFLQPAYLESATKRANEIVRSRLRAAPEEIKVLELKRRDAEREIQNLIKFVSVHGDSSTTIKENLTTKERELTFLTERVRALKSANVDRLLLTPFALKAKFQNLLEYFQADPVIANAYLKQLFPNGLKCSANTATEKKNHNQRNSFWSITGVMLVDEYLNLPKIHHAIHLGGIESTLTAIEGQV; encoded by the coding sequence ATGTCAGGAGGATTATCAAAGCGATTAGAACAGACGAGTGCAAAGCCTACGGTCTATGCAGCTATTTATGCCCGATACTCATCGGACAACCAGAATCGAGAGTCTGCGAACGATCAGATCAATCGGCTTCTCTACTATCTCGATCGCGGTCAAATTCCCCTTATCAAATTCTCGACCGCTAAATACAACATTGTAATTCCGCCACATCTCATCTTCAAAGATGAAGCGAAGACCGGACGCACAGCAAGCCGCGAAGGTTACGAGCAGTTTTGGTCATCCCTTCGGAGCAAAGAAGCTCAGATTGGACTCGTTGATGACCTGTCTCGAATCATTCGAGAGCTTGGAGAGCAGACAGACAAGTATCGCCTTCTTAAAGTTCTTGGTACGGAACTCTATAGTCTTTGCGACAACGTCAGCTCCGAGGGTCCAAACTCAAAAGTCTTTTTTCAGATCAAGGGTCTCGTCAATGAACTAAGTAATGACATCCACGCTCAGCGAACTAGACGCGGTCAGGAAGCTAGAGTTCTCAAGGGCTATAGTTCGGGTGACATTTGCTACGGGTATTATTCTGAGGCCACTCAGATTCAGAAGATTGGAGCGCAAGAGGTGAAATCGCATTTCAAAATTCACATCAATCCTGATGAAGCTAAAATTGTGAACCTTATCTTTGATTTTAAGCTCAAGGGTCTTGGGCTTTCGGCGATTGCAAAAGAACTCAACAAGCGCCAGATTCCTTCAACGACAAGGGGTCAGAAGATCACGGGTCGCGAAGTAAACTGGTCACCATCAGCGATCAGAAAAATTCTTACTCGCGAAAAGTACATCGGAATCTGGGCATGGGGTAAGTCGACGCGGCTACTTCACCCCGAAACCAAGAAGTTTATCAAACAAGATCAACCGAAGGATCGATGGCTTGCTCACCTCGAAGGAGAGGAGATCAGAGAAGACTTGGCGATCGTACCGATTGAGAAATGGAAGAACGTCCAACACTTGTTTGCCGAGACTACGGCCAAATTCAAAGACTCCCGCGAGAAGATGGAAGTTGTTCGTGATTCAAAACAGGTGGGCTCAAAAAGTGGAACGCTTCTAGCCGGTGTCTTGATGTGCGGCGAGTGCGGTTCTCAGATGCTTCAGGTCACTGGGCAAAAAGGTGGCTTCTATGGCTGCTACATGAATCATCGCAAAGATAAATCCCGGTGCAATAACAACCGACTGCTCAGTCGAAAAAAGGCAGAAGCTAAGATTGCAGAGCTTCTGAAGGATGTATTCCTTCAGCCTGCTTACCTTGAGAGTGCAACCAAGAGAGCGAATGAAATTGTAAGGAGTCGACTTCGAGCTGCACCTGAAGAGATCAAAGTGTTGGAGTTAAAACGAAGAGATGCCGAACGCGAAATCCAAAATCTAATCAAATTTGTTAGTGTTCACGGTGACTCGTCTACGACCATCAAAGAAAATCTAACTACCAAGGAGCGCGAGCTTACTTTCTTAACTGAACGAGTTCGTGCGCTGAAATCAGCGAACGTCGATAGGTTATTGCTCACCCCTTTTGCATTGAAAGCGAAGTTTCAGAACCTTCTTGAATATTTCCAGGCTGACCCAGTAATCGCAAACGCGTACTTGAAGCAGCTTTTCCCTAATGGCCTGAAGTGTTCAGCAAACACCGCTACCGAAAAGAAGAATCATAACCAGCGCAATAGCTTTTGGTCGATTACGGGTGTGATGCTGGTTGATGAGTATTTGAATCTACCGAAGATCCATCACGCAATACACTTAGGCGGCATTGAGTCCACATTGACTGCAATCGAGGGACAAGTTTGA
- a CDS encoding tyrosine-type recombinase/integrase — protein sequence MNQNYALTEDKILSESELRLILKTIKPSMDQSLRTARHIHFINDYFLILIGSLTGLRVSEAASIKIGDIAENSLKVIGKGRKLRVIPIGKRGRAAIDELIRIKVGVMNQSVNPESFLFLNRNGKPFTRHAVARRFTYWRLRCNIKRSINYHSLRHHFATFLLNNGFNLAEVQKILGHSSPTITAMYLHFTEQTQVRVDAVL from the coding sequence TTGAACCAGAATTACGCTCTGACCGAAGATAAGATCCTCTCCGAGTCCGAACTCAGACTCATTTTGAAAACGATCAAGCCATCGATGGACCAGTCCCTACGAACTGCTCGGCATATCCATTTCATCAACGACTACTTTTTGATCTTGATCGGTTCACTGACCGGGCTTCGGGTTTCAGAGGCTGCGAGTATCAAGATCGGTGACATCGCCGAGAACTCCTTAAAGGTGATCGGCAAGGGTCGCAAGCTCCGCGTAATTCCAATCGGTAAGCGAGGTCGTGCCGCCATTGATGAACTGATCCGAATCAAAGTTGGCGTGATGAACCAATCCGTGAATCCAGAGTCATTCTTGTTCTTGAACCGCAACGGTAAGCCATTCACCCGCCATGCAGTTGCGCGAAGATTCACTTATTGGAGGTTGAGATGCAACATCAAGCGATCAATCAATTACCACAGCCTGCGCCATCACTTTGCGACCTTCCTCCTGAACAACGGGTTCAATCTCGCCGAGGTCCAGAAGATCCTAGGTCACTCATCGCCGACGATCACCGCGATGTACTTGCACTTCACTGAGCAAACTCAAGTTCGAGTGGATGCTGTGTTGTGA